Proteins encoded together in one Prochlorococcus marinus str. MIT 9211 window:
- a CDS encoding diflavin flavoprotein: protein MTDPVAVIDQSQPELQLSLQCEIIAPNTTTIRSLDWKRSRFDIEFGLRNGTTYNSFIIEGEKKALIDTSHEKFRDSWLKLFKEQVNPQELDFLVVSHTEPDHSGLISYLLDFNPEIQIIGSKVAIQFLESQVHRPFKSQAIKTGCELDLGINPSNGIHHKLEFLSAPNLHWPDTIFSFDHATAILFTCDAFGLHYCSSDMFDIDPELILPDFRYYYDCLMGPNARSVLQALKRIKNLPKITTIAVGHGPLLRHNIDLWLSSYLSWSEKRNKGEGYAAVCYVSQYGFCDRLSQAIALGINKADAQVQLIDLRASDSQEISALIGEANAIIVPTWPHNTDAELQSAIGTLLAALKQKQWVAVYDAYGGNDEPIDVVANQLRSLGQKEAFSPLRVRGTPDANTFQRFEEAGTDLGQLLNRKKNIANIKSFSGDLMKAMGRISGGLYVVTASQGKGKEQRRGAMVASWVSQASFNPPGITVAVAKDRAIETLMQVGDRFVINVLQENNYQKLFRQFLKRFPPGADRFEGISILEDVTKGGPVLVDALAYLDCLVKQRLETTDHWVIYALVEHGNVANVESKTAVHHRKVGTSY, encoded by the coding sequence ATGACTGACCCTGTTGCTGTAATTGATCAATCCCAACCTGAGCTTCAGCTATCTTTGCAATGCGAGATAATTGCGCCCAATACTACTACTATTCGTTCATTAGATTGGAAGCGTAGTCGGTTCGATATTGAATTTGGTCTCAGAAACGGAACAACCTACAATAGTTTCATTATAGAAGGTGAGAAGAAAGCCTTAATAGATACCAGTCATGAAAAATTTCGAGATAGCTGGCTAAAACTTTTTAAAGAGCAAGTCAATCCACAAGAACTTGATTTTTTGGTTGTTAGCCATACAGAACCAGATCATTCTGGCTTAATCAGTTACCTTCTTGATTTCAATCCAGAAATTCAAATTATTGGCTCAAAAGTTGCAATTCAATTTTTAGAAAGTCAAGTTCATCGCCCCTTTAAATCCCAAGCTATAAAAACTGGATGCGAGCTTGATCTAGGCATTAACCCATCTAATGGAATCCATCACAAATTGGAATTTCTAAGTGCACCAAATTTACATTGGCCAGATACCATTTTTTCCTTTGATCATGCCACTGCAATCCTCTTTACTTGTGATGCCTTTGGCCTCCATTACTGCTCAAGTGACATGTTCGATATTGATCCAGAATTAATACTTCCTGATTTCCGTTATTACTACGATTGTCTCATGGGCCCAAATGCACGTAGTGTTTTACAAGCACTAAAGCGAATAAAAAATTTACCCAAAATAACAACAATCGCCGTTGGGCATGGTCCCCTTTTACGACACAACATTGATCTTTGGCTAAGCAGTTATCTAAGCTGGAGTGAAAAACGTAACAAAGGGGAAGGGTATGCAGCTGTTTGTTATGTAAGCCAATATGGTTTTTGTGACCGCCTAAGTCAGGCAATTGCATTAGGTATTAATAAAGCCGATGCGCAAGTTCAACTTATTGATCTGAGAGCTTCTGATTCTCAAGAAATCAGTGCACTCATAGGAGAAGCTAATGCAATCATTGTTCCTACTTGGCCTCATAACACTGATGCTGAACTTCAAAGCGCTATAGGAACACTGCTTGCAGCTCTTAAACAAAAACAATGGGTAGCTGTATACGATGCTTATGGTGGAAATGATGAACCAATTGATGTAGTAGCCAATCAATTAAGAAGCCTGGGTCAAAAAGAAGCCTTCTCGCCACTAAGAGTTCGTGGTACACCGGATGCAAATACTTTTCAACGTTTTGAAGAAGCAGGCACTGATTTAGGACAACTACTTAATCGTAAAAAAAATATTGCAAATATTAAAAGTTTTAGTGGCGATCTAATGAAAGCAATGGGTCGAATAAGCGGGGGTTTATATGTAGTAACAGCCAGTCAAGGTAAAGGAAAAGAGCAACGACGAGGCGCAATGGTAGCCAGTTGGGTAAGTCAAGCAAGCTTCAATCCTCCAGGCATCACTGTTGCCGTTGCAAAAGATCGTGCAATAGAAACTCTTATGCAAGTGGGAGATCGTTTTGTAATCAATGTACTTCAAGAAAATAACTATCAAAAATTATTCCGTCAGTTTCTAAAAAGATTTCCACCGGGAGCTGATCGTTTTGAAGGTATCTCCATATTAGAAGATGTCACAAAAGGAGGTCCAGTATTGGTCGATGCCCTCGCATACTTAGATTGTCTAGTCAAGCAAAGATTAGAGACTACAGATCATTGGGTTATCTACGCGTTAGTAGAGCATGGAAACGTCGCTAACGTAGAGTCCAAAACAGCTGTCCATCATCGCAAAGTAGGCACGTCATATTGA
- a CDS encoding diflavin flavoprotein, which translates to MSNTTSHPLSQTKTDKHVVSIPIEEDLICLKCMSPRKLRFEIEYALEKGTTANAFLFTQINETNSSAVLVHPPGINFEEVFIAELINIISHKDTNLLVVIGHINPNRVALLKKLAEIFNHIEFVASNPAAKLLKDLWYQVKPSQLRNNEESNTIIPPLPNIKLIKQEQTIALFNEYEMQLIPSPTARWPGGLISFERKLGLLMSDKLFGAHLCNDLWAEPNRSSTEEERRHYFDCLMSPMISQVSSIIEKLEDLDIQTIAPGHGPAIETSWRSLLNDYQRWGEGQQKASLKVVLLFASAYGNTASIADSLAKGINSTGVKVDSLNCEFTPANELVQAIKEADAYLIGSPTLGGHAPTPIVAALGTLLAEGDRQKPVGIFGSYGWSGEALDLLENKLRDGGFEFGFNPIKIKFSPNNNIIKTLEETGTQFGRQLLKEQRRKKRRLGGGISTTKSDPALLALGKVIGSLCILTAFKNTEEESLSGAMVASWVSQASFNPPGITIAVAKDRAVETLLHKEDLFALNILNEENYHKLLKQFLQPFKPGADRFKGIQVDQSPGKQPILPEALAWLEGSVQQRMECGDHWLIYAQIHHGKVLSSDGVTAVHHRNTGANY; encoded by the coding sequence ATGTCAAATACAACAAGTCATCCATTATCTCAAACAAAAACTGACAAACATGTTGTCAGTATTCCTATAGAAGAAGATTTAATTTGTCTGAAATGTATGAGTCCAAGAAAATTAAGATTTGAAATTGAATATGCATTAGAAAAGGGAACAACAGCCAATGCTTTTCTATTTACTCAAATAAATGAAACCAATTCATCTGCTGTTTTAGTTCATCCACCAGGAATTAATTTTGAGGAAGTTTTTATTGCAGAACTAATCAACATTATTTCTCATAAAGATACAAACTTATTAGTTGTCATTGGGCATATCAACCCTAATAGGGTCGCCTTATTAAAAAAACTAGCGGAGATATTCAACCATATTGAGTTTGTGGCTTCTAATCCTGCAGCAAAATTATTAAAAGATCTTTGGTATCAAGTTAAGCCTTCACAACTCAGAAATAATGAAGAGAGCAATACAATCATTCCGCCTCTACCAAATATTAAGTTAATAAAGCAAGAGCAGACCATAGCTCTTTTTAATGAGTATGAAATGCAGCTCATACCTAGTCCTACTGCTCGATGGCCTGGTGGATTAATCAGTTTTGAGCGAAAATTAGGCCTACTAATGAGTGACAAGTTATTTGGTGCTCATTTGTGCAATGACCTCTGGGCAGAACCCAACAGAAGCAGTACCGAAGAAGAGCGTCGTCATTATTTTGACTGTCTAATGAGTCCTATGATCAGCCAAGTAAGTTCAATTATTGAAAAACTTGAAGATCTGGATATTCAAACTATTGCGCCTGGACATGGGCCAGCCATAGAAACCAGTTGGCGTAGTTTACTTAATGACTATCAAAGATGGGGCGAAGGTCAACAGAAGGCCTCCTTAAAAGTAGTTTTACTATTTGCAAGTGCCTATGGAAACACAGCATCTATTGCTGATTCTCTTGCAAAAGGAATTAATTCAACTGGTGTCAAGGTAGACAGTTTAAATTGCGAGTTCACTCCTGCAAATGAACTAGTTCAGGCCATAAAAGAAGCGGATGCCTATCTTATAGGATCACCTACTCTGGGTGGACATGCACCAACTCCAATAGTTGCAGCACTGGGAACCTTACTTGCTGAAGGAGATAGGCAGAAACCAGTAGGAATTTTTGGTAGCTATGGCTGGAGCGGAGAAGCATTAGATCTTCTAGAAAATAAGCTCCGAGATGGAGGTTTTGAATTTGGTTTTAACCCAATAAAAATAAAATTTAGTCCTAATAATAATATTATTAAAACCCTTGAAGAAACAGGAACCCAATTTGGGAGACAACTATTAAAAGAACAACGTCGCAAAAAACGTCGACTAGGGGGAGGTATTAGTACAACAAAAAGTGATCCTGCATTATTGGCTCTTGGGAAAGTAATAGGTTCTTTATGTATCTTAACTGCCTTCAAAAATACTGAAGAAGAGAGCCTTTCAGGTGCAATGGTCGCCAGTTGGGTAAGTCAAGCAAGCTTCAATCCTCCAGGTATAACAATTGCAGTGGCTAAAGACAGAGCTGTCGAAACCCTACTGCATAAAGAAGATTTATTTGCGTTGAACATTCTTAATGAGGAAAACTACCACAAACTTTTAAAACAATTTCTACAACCTTTTAAACCAGGTGCAGATCGATTTAAAGGAATACAGGTTGACCAAAGTCCAGGGAAACAACCAATACTTCCAGAAGCATTGGCCTGGCTTGAAGGCTCTGTCCAGCAAAGAATGGAGTGTGGTGATCATTGGCTCATCTATGCACAGATTCACCATGGCAAAGTACTAAGTTCAGATGGAGTCACAGCAGTCCACCATCGAAACACAGGAGCAAATTATTAA
- a CDS encoding DEAD/DEAH box helicase, which yields MSLLHATWLPAMRTGSSHNPGLLIWADSWRVAKPSIVSNQPVIHPFALSAADLRIWLLQKKLLPKESIECTALLTLPSKSIKNSLDKKLNGVTDSQNTSDQPQWSGLPLQAGEPVTKQCEWWPWQVEGIAIKPSEAASWLANLPLTKKDPELSEEILWWSHLERWSLSLIARGLWLPQVELNTIDNIGARARWSPLLNNENERKRLEEFSIRLPLVATCAIKREETSEENQNHILKTTPRETLDEYGLAVCRPINSRLQVAYLLEELVDGQLRKDFEESSEDLDPLLKAWQEALGSHNGVIRLPLEDCERLAKASKNWKENLSGNVKGARACLELFAPLEGEDLWDLQFSLQAEADPSLKVAAEAVWNADSAVLQIGDIQIAQPGEILLEGLGRALNIFQPIERGLENATPNNMQLTPAEAFVLVRTASKQLRDIGIGVILPRSLSGGLASRLGIAIKAELATSARGLTLRENLEWSWELMIGGSILSLKDLEQLASKRSPLVRYKDSWLELRPNDLKIAEKFCSNNPELSLDDALRLTATKGETLMKLPVHQFNAGPKLQGVLEQYHQHTSPEPLAAPDGFYGQLRPYQERGIGWLAFLHRFNQGACLADDMGLGKTIQVLAFIQHLKSNKDLKKPVLLIAPTSVLTNWKREAYSFTPELSVLEHYGPNRSSTSTLLKKILKKVDILITSYGLLHRDKQLLKTIDWQGVIIDEAQAIKNPNSKQSQTTREIVKGGKIIPFRIALTGTPIENRVSELWSLMDFLNPSVLGEKEFFDQRYKLPIERYGDISSLTDLKARVSPFILRRLKSDKSIISDLPSKVELKEWITLSQEQRALYNKTVDNTLQEIARSPIGQRHAKTLGLLTRLKQICNHPALALKEKNISDDFGIRSTKLQRLEELLDVIFATEDRALLFTQFAEWGHLLQAYLEKKWGHSILFLHGGTRKIDRQSMVDQFQEDPRGPKLFLLSLKAGGIGLNLTRANHVLHIDRWWNPAVENQATDRAYRIGQKNSVMVHKFIATGSVEEKIDQMITEKSKLAENIIGAGEDWLGKLGINELRELVSLEKES from the coding sequence ATGAGTCTGCTACACGCTACTTGGCTGCCAGCAATGCGAACCGGAAGTTCGCATAATCCAGGACTACTCATCTGGGCTGATTCATGGAGAGTTGCAAAACCAAGCATAGTCAGCAATCAGCCTGTAATACATCCATTTGCCTTATCAGCAGCAGATTTACGTATTTGGCTATTGCAAAAAAAGCTTTTACCTAAAGAAAGTATTGAATGTACAGCCTTATTAACTCTACCTAGTAAATCTATTAAAAACTCATTAGACAAAAAATTAAATGGAGTAACGGACTCACAAAATACTAGCGATCAACCTCAATGGAGTGGACTACCTTTACAAGCAGGAGAGCCAGTAACTAAACAATGTGAATGGTGGCCCTGGCAAGTTGAAGGTATAGCAATCAAACCCAGTGAAGCTGCATCGTGGCTTGCAAACTTACCTCTCACGAAAAAAGATCCTGAGCTTAGTGAAGAGATCCTATGGTGGAGTCATTTAGAACGTTGGTCTCTAAGTTTAATTGCTCGTGGCCTTTGGTTGCCACAAGTTGAATTAAATACAATTGATAATATTGGAGCTAGAGCTAGGTGGAGTCCTTTACTTAATAACGAAAACGAGCGCAAAAGATTAGAAGAATTCTCTATCAGGCTTCCATTAGTAGCAACATGTGCCATAAAAAGAGAGGAAACTTCTGAAGAAAATCAAAACCATATATTAAAGACTACTCCTAGGGAAACACTCGATGAATACGGACTTGCAGTATGTCGACCAATCAATAGTCGACTTCAAGTGGCTTATCTCTTAGAAGAACTCGTGGATGGACAGCTAAGAAAAGATTTTGAGGAAAGTTCTGAAGACCTTGATCCATTGCTGAAAGCTTGGCAAGAGGCATTAGGATCACATAATGGAGTCATTCGTCTTCCGTTGGAAGATTGTGAAAGATTAGCCAAGGCAAGTAAAAATTGGAAAGAAAATTTATCAGGCAATGTTAAAGGTGCAAGAGCATGCCTTGAGCTTTTTGCACCACTTGAAGGAGAAGATTTATGGGACTTACAATTCTCTTTACAAGCTGAAGCAGATCCATCACTAAAGGTAGCAGCAGAAGCAGTATGGAATGCAGACTCAGCAGTTCTACAGATTGGTGATATTCAAATAGCGCAGCCTGGAGAAATTCTACTAGAAGGTCTTGGCAGAGCACTCAATATCTTTCAACCAATAGAAAGGGGTCTGGAAAATGCTACTCCAAATAATATGCAACTCACACCTGCAGAAGCTTTTGTTCTAGTACGTACAGCCTCAAAGCAATTACGTGATATTGGTATTGGTGTAATACTACCTAGAAGTTTATCAGGAGGATTAGCAAGTCGACTAGGTATAGCTATTAAAGCAGAGTTAGCGACTAGTGCCAGAGGATTAACACTTCGAGAGAATCTAGAATGGAGTTGGGAGCTAATGATAGGGGGAAGCATATTAAGCCTTAAAGATCTAGAACAACTGGCAAGTAAACGCAGCCCTCTAGTTCGCTATAAGGATTCATGGCTTGAATTACGTCCAAATGATCTTAAAATCGCCGAAAAATTCTGTAGCAATAATCCTGAATTAAGCCTAGATGACGCATTAAGACTTACCGCAACTAAAGGGGAGACTCTAATGAAGCTTCCAGTACATCAATTTAATGCTGGGCCAAAGCTCCAAGGCGTTTTAGAGCAATACCACCAACATACAAGTCCTGAGCCTCTAGCTGCACCAGATGGCTTCTATGGACAACTGAGGCCTTATCAAGAACGTGGCATAGGATGGTTGGCTTTCTTGCATCGTTTTAATCAAGGTGCATGTTTAGCAGATGACATGGGCCTGGGCAAAACAATTCAAGTGCTTGCTTTTATTCAGCACTTAAAAAGTAACAAGGACCTCAAGAAACCTGTTTTGCTAATTGCACCTACGTCAGTATTAACAAACTGGAAACGAGAAGCTTATTCATTTACACCAGAGTTATCTGTATTAGAGCATTACGGTCCTAATCGTTCATCTACATCAACACTCTTGAAAAAGATTCTCAAAAAAGTAGACATTCTTATTACTAGCTATGGCCTACTACATAGAGATAAACAGCTTCTGAAAACAATTGATTGGCAAGGTGTAATTATTGATGAAGCACAAGCTATAAAAAATCCAAATTCAAAACAAAGTCAAACAACTCGTGAAATTGTTAAAGGCGGAAAAATAATCCCTTTTCGTATTGCATTAACTGGTACCCCTATAGAAAATCGTGTAAGTGAGCTTTGGTCATTAATGGATTTTTTAAATCCATCAGTACTTGGAGAAAAAGAATTTTTTGATCAACGCTACAAATTACCGATTGAACGTTATGGTGATATTTCTTCGTTAACCGATCTCAAAGCTCGTGTCAGTCCCTTTATTCTTAGAAGGTTAAAAAGTGATAAATCAATTATCTCGGATCTACCAAGCAAAGTCGAACTAAAAGAATGGATTACTCTTAGTCAAGAGCAAAGAGCTCTTTATAACAAAACTGTAGACAATACCTTACAGGAAATCGCAAGAAGTCCTATTGGTCAGCGTCATGCGAAAACCTTAGGTCTATTAACACGTCTCAAACAAATATGTAATCATCCTGCTCTTGCCCTCAAAGAAAAAAACATTAGCGATGATTTTGGAATACGATCAACCAAACTTCAAAGGCTGGAAGAACTTCTTGATGTGATATTCGCAACAGAGGACAGAGCTCTTCTTTTTACCCAATTCGCTGAATGGGGTCACTTACTACAAGCTTATCTAGAAAAAAAGTGGGGACATAGCATACTTTTTCTACATGGAGGAACTCGCAAAATAGATAGACAATCAATGGTTGATCAATTTCAAGAAGATCCCAGAGGCCCAAAATTATTTTTACTTTCTCTCAAAGCAGGTGGTATTGGTCTGAACCTGACTCGAGCTAACCACGTGTTGCATATTGATCGATGGTGGAACCCTGCCGTAGAAAATCAGGCAACAGATCGTGCTTATAGAATTGGTCAAAAAAATAGCGTAATGGTTCACAAATTTATTGCTACAGGGTCAGTAGAAGAAAAAATTGATCAAATGATTACTGAAAAGTCTAAGCTCGCAGAAAATATAATTGGTGCAGGTGAAGATTGGCTTGGCAAACTTGGCATCAATGAATTACGTGAATTAGTTTCCTTAGAAAAAGAGAGTTAA
- the alaS gene encoding alanine--tRNA ligase translates to MTVEQLSPHSKSHPLTGEEIRTAFLHFFAERGHQVLPSASLVPDDPTVLLTIAGMLPFKPVFLGHEERPSSRVVTSQKCIRTNDIENVGRTARHQTYFEMLGNFSFGDYFKKEAIQWAWELSTKTFGLDPKYLVVSIFREDDDAYEIWRNIIGVNPDRIIRMDEADNFWSSGPTGPCGPCSELYYDFNPELGNHCIDLEDDTRFIEFYNLVFMEFNRDSTGRLSSLSNCNIDTGMGLERMAQILQKVPNNYETDLIYPLLEKVAYLVGVDYQKTDKKTRISYKVIGDHIRACVQLISDGVSASNLGRGYILRRLLRRIVRHGRLLGIPKPFLIDLGEVAISLMKSTYPQLLERRDVILKELQREELRFLETLERGERLLADLLSNNPKEISGEQAFELYDTYGFPLELTQEIAEENSIEVDLKAFEKAMQRQRIRAKAASTTIDLTLQDTLDKAVRELKPTNFKGYECLTETSTVQAIFINGELAQEAQENDVIQVALDITPFYGESGGQIGDTGILFKESVTNCLIEIDSVIRNNDVFVHRGIVKNGRLQVGDIIQSQVHHINRRRAQINHTATHLLQASLKEIVGSEISQAGSLVSFERLRFDFHCSSPVSSEELEKVEKKINLWISESHSLVVKEMKIDDAKQAGAVAMFGEKYGTLVRVVDVPGVSMELCGGTHVANTADIGAFKIVGESGIAAGIRRIEAVAGPGVFDYFNARDSVVRILSERFKVQSNEIVDRVIALQDEVKLLGKSLIKAQEEIAFAKTSALVSKATAIKSSHYIIHRLDGVPSEALQSAAKVLVDQLGDCSAVLLAGTPTQSDPNKVILVAAFGAKTVAHGLHAGKFLGPIAKMCGGGGGGRPNFAQAGGRDAKPLDKALDLAREQLMGALL, encoded by the coding sequence ATGACAGTTGAACAATTGTCGCCTCATTCAAAGTCACACCCTCTGACAGGAGAGGAGATTCGGACTGCATTTTTGCATTTTTTTGCCGAACGTGGTCATCAAGTTTTACCTAGTGCATCTTTGGTGCCTGATGATCCAACAGTCTTACTCACAATTGCAGGCATGCTACCTTTTAAGCCTGTATTTCTTGGTCATGAAGAGAGACCTTCGTCTAGAGTAGTTACGAGTCAAAAATGTATTCGTACAAATGACATAGAGAATGTTGGCCGTACTGCCAGGCATCAGACTTATTTTGAGATGCTAGGTAACTTTTCTTTTGGTGATTATTTTAAAAAAGAAGCAATTCAATGGGCGTGGGAGTTAAGTACAAAAACCTTTGGCTTAGATCCCAAATACCTTGTAGTTAGTATTTTTCGAGAAGATGATGACGCTTATGAAATTTGGAGAAATATCATTGGAGTAAATCCTGATCGGATTATTCGGATGGATGAGGCAGATAATTTTTGGTCTTCGGGACCTACAGGACCGTGTGGACCTTGTTCGGAATTGTATTATGACTTCAATCCAGAGCTTGGGAATCATTGTATTGACTTAGAAGATGACACTAGATTTATAGAATTCTATAACTTGGTTTTTATGGAATTTAATAGGGATTCTACTGGCAGGTTGTCTTCACTATCTAATTGCAATATTGATACGGGTATGGGTCTAGAGAGAATGGCACAAATCTTACAAAAAGTGCCTAATAATTATGAGACAGATTTAATTTACCCTTTATTAGAAAAGGTTGCCTACTTAGTAGGTGTTGATTATCAAAAGACAGATAAAAAAACGCGGATCTCTTATAAGGTTATTGGTGATCACATTAGAGCATGTGTTCAGTTGATAAGCGATGGTGTATCAGCGAGTAATTTAGGGCGTGGATACATCTTGAGGCGATTGTTGAGGCGCATTGTTAGACATGGGCGCCTTCTTGGTATACCAAAACCTTTCTTAATTGATCTGGGTGAAGTAGCTATTTCTCTAATGAAGTCTACATACCCTCAGCTACTTGAAAGGCGTGATGTGATTTTGAAAGAGTTGCAAAGAGAAGAGCTACGTTTTTTAGAAACATTAGAGAGAGGTGAGAGATTGTTGGCAGATCTACTTTCAAACAATCCAAAAGAAATATCAGGTGAACAGGCATTTGAGTTATATGACACGTATGGATTTCCATTGGAATTAACTCAAGAAATTGCTGAGGAAAATTCGATTGAAGTTGATTTAAAAGCTTTTGAAAAGGCAATGCAGAGGCAACGTATCCGTGCGAAAGCAGCCAGTACAACAATTGATTTGACACTGCAGGATACACTTGACAAGGCGGTTAGAGAACTTAAGCCAACAAATTTCAAGGGGTATGAATGCTTAACAGAAACTAGTACTGTGCAAGCAATATTCATTAATGGTGAGCTTGCTCAAGAAGCTCAAGAAAATGATGTAATACAAGTAGCCCTTGATATTACGCCTTTTTATGGAGAATCCGGAGGTCAGATTGGTGATACAGGGATCCTGTTTAAGGAATCTGTCACTAATTGCTTAATTGAAATTGATAGTGTAATTAGAAATAATGATGTGTTTGTTCATAGAGGTATTGTTAAGAATGGAAGGCTACAGGTAGGCGATATAATTCAAAGTCAAGTTCATCATATAAATCGAAGACGTGCTCAAATAAATCATACTGCTACACATCTTTTACAAGCTTCATTAAAGGAAATTGTTGGCTCTGAAATTAGTCAAGCCGGCTCCTTAGTAAGTTTTGAGCGTTTGCGATTTGATTTCCATTGTTCCTCTCCAGTGTCCTCTGAAGAGCTAGAGAAGGTTGAAAAAAAAATAAATTTATGGATATCTGAATCACATTCTTTAGTAGTCAAAGAAATGAAGATAGATGATGCGAAACAAGCTGGAGCAGTTGCAATGTTTGGCGAAAAATATGGCACTTTAGTGAGAGTAGTTGATGTGCCAGGGGTATCTATGGAACTCTGTGGCGGAACACATGTAGCGAATACAGCTGATATAGGAGCTTTTAAGATTGTTGGAGAATCCGGAATAGCTGCTGGAATTCGTAGAATCGAAGCTGTTGCTGGCCCAGGAGTTTTTGATTATTTTAATGCTCGTGATTCAGTTGTACGGATTCTGAGCGAACGTTTTAAGGTTCAATCAAATGAGATTGTCGATAGAGTGATTGCTTTACAAGATGAAGTTAAGCTATTAGGGAAGTCACTGATCAAAGCACAGGAAGAAATTGCATTCGCGAAGACTTCGGCACTTGTTAGTAAAGCAACAGCTATTAAATCTAGTCATTATATTATTCACCGTTTAGATGGTGTGCCAAGTGAAGCACTGCAATCGGCAGCAAAGGTGTTAGTTGATCAATTGGGTGATTGTTCTGCTGTACTACTTGCAGGAACTCCAACTCAGAGCGATCCCAATAAAGTAATTCTTGTTGCGGCATTTGGAGCTAAGACAGTTGCTCATGGATTACATGCCGGTAAATTTCTTGGGCCAATAGCCAAGATGTGTGGAGGAGGAGGAGGAGGGCGCCCTAATTTTGCGCAAGCAGGTGGCCGTGATGCGAAGCCTCTAGATAAGGCTTTAGATCTTGCAAGAGAGCAATTAATGGGTGCTTTACTTTGA
- a CDS encoding SWIM zinc finger family protein, translated as MSFSSKNNSEITTALGKEGLGQQSWWVEQWMELINSYRFKKRLERAWGYAREGNVTSIRFEGRRVHGRVQGTEKDPYKVKLWLDVLDEEDWQYVLEAMAQKAKWSAQLLAGIMPKDIETAFAASGRRLFPFKLQEVKSECSCPDQANPCKHISAIYFLMGDRFKEDPFVLFQLRGRSKNQLLIDLSKQRVKILEEITTGTHKKKVSRNKSEKQLVNQSHPAFSNASLWWSYTSNLNSDLVIITAAMEGEEGLSIAGALPLAEDPQFQKSHQTFFKNLIRHNQKEAQKAMIKAMSENN; from the coding sequence ATGTCATTCTCTTCCAAAAACAACTCCGAAATAACAACTGCTCTGGGTAAAGAAGGACTAGGACAACAATCTTGGTGGGTAGAACAATGGATGGAACTAATTAATTCCTATCGATTTAAGAAACGTTTAGAGCGTGCCTGGGGCTATGCAAGAGAAGGCAATGTCACCTCAATACGGTTTGAAGGAAGAAGAGTGCATGGAAGAGTTCAAGGGACTGAAAAAGATCCTTATAAGGTAAAGCTTTGGTTAGACGTGCTAGATGAAGAAGATTGGCAATATGTCCTAGAAGCCATGGCTCAAAAAGCAAAGTGGTCAGCACAGTTATTAGCAGGAATTATGCCTAAGGATATTGAAACGGCTTTTGCAGCTAGTGGTCGCAGACTGTTTCCATTCAAGCTACAAGAAGTAAAAAGCGAATGTAGCTGCCCAGATCAAGCAAATCCATGTAAACACATAAGCGCTATTTACTTTTTAATGGGAGATAGATTTAAAGAAGACCCTTTTGTCCTTTTTCAATTGCGTGGTCGTAGTAAAAATCAACTATTAATTGACTTATCCAAGCAACGAGTAAAAATCTTAGAGGAAATTACTACAGGAACACATAAAAAGAAAGTATCCAGAAACAAAAGTGAAAAGCAATTAGTCAATCAAAGCCATCCAGCATTTTCAAATGCGAGCTTGTGGTGGTCATACACCAGTAATTTAAATTCAGATTTAGTGATCATCACAGCTGCTATGGAAGGAGAAGAAGGTTTATCCATTGCTGGGGCCTTGCCATTGGCTGAAGATCCACAATTCCAAAAATCTCATCAAACATTCTTCAAAAATTTAATCAGACATAATCAAAAAGAAGCACAAAAAGCAATGATCAAAGCAATGTCAGAAAATAATTAA